A genomic segment from Gossypium hirsutum isolate 1008001.06 chromosome D04, Gossypium_hirsutum_v2.1, whole genome shotgun sequence encodes:
- the LOC107959746 gene encoding receptor-like protein kinase FERONIA isoform X1, translating into MLFLAVLLFLLQQILTCAQIYIPADNIALDCGSSTSGNSTAPDGREWTGDNMSWFAESGSQSVSLLLVKNLSGSISILLADRSRKGSSIREFCVSLMQNQTLNVTFTPSLEGSYAFVNGIEIVSMPTNLYYSTSDHHGIKFIGLGTRFWIDNYTALENVHRLNVGGPSITAADDTGMYRNWYNDIDNLIEAGVVPSNTSLELDYSNIHEYTAPANVYETARSMGNNRTENLLYNLTWSLPVDSGFRYLVRLHFCEFDPAPEKTSDRRFRIFIDNKTAEPAFDVIETAGGKDKPIYHDYMVMIGNIGDIKSEYSLFIALHPNKEFSAYADALLNGIEVFKLNNSDGNLGRPNPEPQLPEKGTEKKSSKDTKRKLLIFIGVGGIGLLIVLVLVCSIIWRHRKMKHYGSHYKPSCFCCLLDRSKGKSFVGAKTSSLPDELCRRFSLDEIKAATSDFNQDLIIGVGGFGNVYKGFLDNGETIVAIKRLNPESKQGAREFKTEIEMLSQLRHIHLVSLVGYCNDNNEMILVYDYMINGTLRDHLYDTTNEPLTWKQRLKICHGAAIGLNYLHTEVKYTVIHRDVKTSNILLDHKFTAKVADFGLSKLDPKLDMLNTGVKGTWGYLDPEYARGHTLTQKSDVYSFGVVLLEVLCARKALDKRVSMEQMNLAHWVRKCIADGTLHQAIDPKLKGKIAPQCLKVFVEIAESCIQEMGVKRPFMNDVMERLGFALELQEAADAELVKSNHGDDHCYPDIIFPVNPCDDVDFEASDSDVIAVHNPIHDSGSFLSSDVSNTSNA; encoded by the exons ATGCTGTTTCTGGCGGTGCTCTTGTTTTTGCTTCAGCAAATTCTCACTTGTGCACAAATTTATATCCCTGCTGATAATATTGCTCTAGATTGTGGTTCTTCAACTTCAGGCAATTCTACAGCACCAGATGGTCGTGAATGGACCGGAGATAACATGTCGTGGTTCGCCGAGTCCGGTAGCCAATCAGTGTCG TTACTGCTGGTCAAAAATTTATCAGGCTCTATTTCAATCCTGCTCG CCGATCGTTCGAGGAAAGGGTCGTCGATTAGAGAGTTCTGTGTAAGCTTGATGCAGAATCAAACACTCAATGTAACTTTTACTCCCTCTTTGGAGGGTTCTTATGCTTTTGTCAATGGAATCGAAATCGTCTCGATGCCTACTAATCTCTATTACTCGACTTCAGATCATCACGGCATTAAGTTCATCGGTCTTGGCACACGTTTCTGGATTGATAACTATACTGCACTCGAGAATGTTCATCGTTTAAACGTTGGGGGGCCATCAATCACCGCTGCAGATGATACTGGCATGTATCGAAACTGGTACAATGACATTGATAATCTGATAGAAGCTGGTGTTGTTCCTAGTAATACTAGTCTTGAACTCGACTATTCTAACATACATGAGTACACAGCTCCTGCTAATGTATATGAAACAGCTAGATCAATGGGAAACAACAGAACAGAGAACTTGTTGTACAATTTGACATGGAGTTTACCGGTTGATTCGGGATTCAGGTACCTTGTTAGACTCCATTTCTGTGAATTTGATCCGGCCCCAGAAAAGACGAGTGATAGGCGATTCCGGATCTTTATCGATAACAAGACCGCAGAGCCAGCATTCGATGTGATCGAAACTGCTGGTGGTAAAGATAAACCAATCTATCATGACTATATGGTTATGATTGGAAACATTGGTGATATTAAGAGTGAATATTCCCTCTTTATAGCTTTGCATCCTAATAAAGAATTCAGTGCTTATGCAGACGCTCTTCTGAATGGAATAGAAGTCTTTAAGTTGAATAACTCCGATGGCAATCTTGGCAGACCAAATCCCGAGCCCCAGTTACCAGAAAAAGGCACCGAGAAAAAGAGTTCAAAAGACACGAAGAGGAAATTGCTTATTTTTATCGGTGTTGGTGGTATAGGCTTGTTGATTGTGCTTGTGTTAGTATGCTCCATCATTTGGCGACATAGAAAGATGAAGCACTATGGTTCACACTATAAACCATCATGTTTTTGCTGCTTGCTTGATCGTTCCAAAGGGAAATCATTCGTCGGGGCGAAAACCTCATCGCTGCCTGATGAATTGTGTCGTCGGTTTTCACTAGATGAGATCAAAGCTGCCACTAGCGACTTCAATCAAGATTTGATTATCGGGGTAGGCGGTTTCGGCAATGTTTACAAAGGTTTCCTGGATAATGGTGAAACAATAGTGGCCATCAAACGCTTGAATCCAGAGTCGAAACAAGGTGCAAGAGAGTTCAAGACCGAGATCGAGATGCTATCCCAGCTTCGTCACATTCACTTGGTCTCTTTGGTGGGATATTGCAACGACAACAACGAGATGATCCTTGTGTACGATTACATGATCAACGGCACTCTCCGCGATCACCTTTACGACACTACTAACGAACCTCTAACATGGAAACAAAGGCTCAAGATATGCCATGGGGCAGCAATCGGATTGAACTACCTTCATACAGAGGTGAAGTATACTGTGATTCACCGTGACGTTAAGACCAGCAACATTCTCCTAGACCATAAATTCACTGCAAAAGTCGCGGATTTTGGCTTGTCGAAACTTGATCCGAAGCTCGACATGCTCAATACCGGTGTAAAGGGCACATGGGGATACTTGGATCCCGAATACGCTCGTGGTCATACATTGACCCAAAAATCCGATGTATACTCGTTCGGTGTAGTACTACTCGAAGTTTTATGTGCAAGGAAAGCTCTGGACAAGAGAGTATCAATGGAACAAATGAACTTAGCTCATTGGGTTAGAAAATGCATTGCTGATGGGACACTTCATCAAGCCATAGATCCAAAGCTGAAGGGAAAGATAGCTCCACAGTGTTTAAAGGTGTTTGTTGAAATTGCTGAAAGTTGCATACAAGAAATGGGAGTGAAGCGGCCATTCATGAATGATGTGATGGAAAGGCTAGGATTTGCATTGGAGCTTCAAGAAGCTGCTGATGCTGAGTTAGTGAAGAGTAATCATGGCGATGATCATTGCTATCCAGACATCATTTTTCCGGTCAATCCCTGCGATGATGTCGATTTCGAAGCTTCAGATTCTGATGTTATTGCAGTTCATAATCCCATTCATGATTCTGGGTCTTTTCTATCTTCTGATGTATCAAACACCAGTAATGCATAA
- the LOC107959746 gene encoding receptor-like protein kinase FERONIA isoform X2 codes for MLFLAVLLFLLQQILTCAQIYIPADNIALDCGSSTSGNSTAPDGREWTGDNMSWFAESGSQSVSVGPYTLLNNFTASITADRSRKGSSIREFCVSLMQNQTLNVTFTPSLEGSYAFVNGIEIVSMPTNLYYSTSDHHGIKFIGLGTRFWIDNYTALENVHRLNVGGPSITAADDTGMYRNWYNDIDNLIEAGVVPSNTSLELDYSNIHEYTAPANVYETARSMGNNRTENLLYNLTWSLPVDSGFRYLVRLHFCEFDPAPEKTSDRRFRIFIDNKTAEPAFDVIETAGGKDKPIYHDYMVMIGNIGDIKSEYSLFIALHPNKEFSAYADALLNGIEVFKLNNSDGNLGRPNPEPQLPEKGTEKKSSKDTKRKLLIFIGVGGIGLLIVLVLVCSIIWRHRKMKHYGSHYKPSCFCCLLDRSKGKSFVGAKTSSLPDELCRRFSLDEIKAATSDFNQDLIIGVGGFGNVYKGFLDNGETIVAIKRLNPESKQGAREFKTEIEMLSQLRHIHLVSLVGYCNDNNEMILVYDYMINGTLRDHLYDTTNEPLTWKQRLKICHGAAIGLNYLHTEVKYTVIHRDVKTSNILLDHKFTAKVADFGLSKLDPKLDMLNTGVKGTWGYLDPEYARGHTLTQKSDVYSFGVVLLEVLCARKALDKRVSMEQMNLAHWVRKCIADGTLHQAIDPKLKGKIAPQCLKVFVEIAESCIQEMGVKRPFMNDVMERLGFALELQEAADAELVKSNHGDDHCYPDIIFPVNPCDDVDFEASDSDVIAVHNPIHDSGSFLSSDVSNTSNA; via the exons ATGCTGTTTCTGGCGGTGCTCTTGTTTTTGCTTCAGCAAATTCTCACTTGTGCACAAATTTATATCCCTGCTGATAATATTGCTCTAGATTGTGGTTCTTCAACTTCAGGCAATTCTACAGCACCAGATGGTCGTGAATGGACCGGAGATAACATGTCGTGGTTCGCCGAGTCCGGTAGCCAATCAGTGTCG GTAGGCCCTTATACACTGCTCAATAACTTCACTGCTTCCATTACAGCCGATCGTTCGAGGAAAGGGTCGTCGATTAGAGAGTTCTGTGTAAGCTTGATGCAGAATCAAACACTCAATGTAACTTTTACTCCCTCTTTGGAGGGTTCTTATGCTTTTGTCAATGGAATCGAAATCGTCTCGATGCCTACTAATCTCTATTACTCGACTTCAGATCATCACGGCATTAAGTTCATCGGTCTTGGCACACGTTTCTGGATTGATAACTATACTGCACTCGAGAATGTTCATCGTTTAAACGTTGGGGGGCCATCAATCACCGCTGCAGATGATACTGGCATGTATCGAAACTGGTACAATGACATTGATAATCTGATAGAAGCTGGTGTTGTTCCTAGTAATACTAGTCTTGAACTCGACTATTCTAACATACATGAGTACACAGCTCCTGCTAATGTATATGAAACAGCTAGATCAATGGGAAACAACAGAACAGAGAACTTGTTGTACAATTTGACATGGAGTTTACCGGTTGATTCGGGATTCAGGTACCTTGTTAGACTCCATTTCTGTGAATTTGATCCGGCCCCAGAAAAGACGAGTGATAGGCGATTCCGGATCTTTATCGATAACAAGACCGCAGAGCCAGCATTCGATGTGATCGAAACTGCTGGTGGTAAAGATAAACCAATCTATCATGACTATATGGTTATGATTGGAAACATTGGTGATATTAAGAGTGAATATTCCCTCTTTATAGCTTTGCATCCTAATAAAGAATTCAGTGCTTATGCAGACGCTCTTCTGAATGGAATAGAAGTCTTTAAGTTGAATAACTCCGATGGCAATCTTGGCAGACCAAATCCCGAGCCCCAGTTACCAGAAAAAGGCACCGAGAAAAAGAGTTCAAAAGACACGAAGAGGAAATTGCTTATTTTTATCGGTGTTGGTGGTATAGGCTTGTTGATTGTGCTTGTGTTAGTATGCTCCATCATTTGGCGACATAGAAAGATGAAGCACTATGGTTCACACTATAAACCATCATGTTTTTGCTGCTTGCTTGATCGTTCCAAAGGGAAATCATTCGTCGGGGCGAAAACCTCATCGCTGCCTGATGAATTGTGTCGTCGGTTTTCACTAGATGAGATCAAAGCTGCCACTAGCGACTTCAATCAAGATTTGATTATCGGGGTAGGCGGTTTCGGCAATGTTTACAAAGGTTTCCTGGATAATGGTGAAACAATAGTGGCCATCAAACGCTTGAATCCAGAGTCGAAACAAGGTGCAAGAGAGTTCAAGACCGAGATCGAGATGCTATCCCAGCTTCGTCACATTCACTTGGTCTCTTTGGTGGGATATTGCAACGACAACAACGAGATGATCCTTGTGTACGATTACATGATCAACGGCACTCTCCGCGATCACCTTTACGACACTACTAACGAACCTCTAACATGGAAACAAAGGCTCAAGATATGCCATGGGGCAGCAATCGGATTGAACTACCTTCATACAGAGGTGAAGTATACTGTGATTCACCGTGACGTTAAGACCAGCAACATTCTCCTAGACCATAAATTCACTGCAAAAGTCGCGGATTTTGGCTTGTCGAAACTTGATCCGAAGCTCGACATGCTCAATACCGGTGTAAAGGGCACATGGGGATACTTGGATCCCGAATACGCTCGTGGTCATACATTGACCCAAAAATCCGATGTATACTCGTTCGGTGTAGTACTACTCGAAGTTTTATGTGCAAGGAAAGCTCTGGACAAGAGAGTATCAATGGAACAAATGAACTTAGCTCATTGGGTTAGAAAATGCATTGCTGATGGGACACTTCATCAAGCCATAGATCCAAAGCTGAAGGGAAAGATAGCTCCACAGTGTTTAAAGGTGTTTGTTGAAATTGCTGAAAGTTGCATACAAGAAATGGGAGTGAAGCGGCCATTCATGAATGATGTGATGGAAAGGCTAGGATTTGCATTGGAGCTTCAAGAAGCTGCTGATGCTGAGTTAGTGAAGAGTAATCATGGCGATGATCATTGCTATCCAGACATCATTTTTCCGGTCAATCCCTGCGATGATGTCGATTTCGAAGCTTCAGATTCTGATGTTATTGCAGTTCATAATCCCATTCATGATTCTGGGTCTTTTCTATCTTCTGATGTATCAAACACCAGTAATGCATAA
- the LOC107959746 gene encoding receptor-like protein kinase FERONIA isoform X3 has protein sequence MQNQTLNVTFTPSLEGSYAFVNGIEIVSMPTNLYYSTSDHHGIKFIGLGTRFWIDNYTALENVHRLNVGGPSITAADDTGMYRNWYNDIDNLIEAGVVPSNTSLELDYSNIHEYTAPANVYETARSMGNNRTENLLYNLTWSLPVDSGFRYLVRLHFCEFDPAPEKTSDRRFRIFIDNKTAEPAFDVIETAGGKDKPIYHDYMVMIGNIGDIKSEYSLFIALHPNKEFSAYADALLNGIEVFKLNNSDGNLGRPNPEPQLPEKGTEKKSSKDTKRKLLIFIGVGGIGLLIVLVLVCSIIWRHRKMKHYGSHYKPSCFCCLLDRSKGKSFVGAKTSSLPDELCRRFSLDEIKAATSDFNQDLIIGVGGFGNVYKGFLDNGETIVAIKRLNPESKQGAREFKTEIEMLSQLRHIHLVSLVGYCNDNNEMILVYDYMINGTLRDHLYDTTNEPLTWKQRLKICHGAAIGLNYLHTEVKYTVIHRDVKTSNILLDHKFTAKVADFGLSKLDPKLDMLNTGVKGTWGYLDPEYARGHTLTQKSDVYSFGVVLLEVLCARKALDKRVSMEQMNLAHWVRKCIADGTLHQAIDPKLKGKIAPQCLKVFVEIAESCIQEMGVKRPFMNDVMERLGFALELQEAADAELVKSNHGDDHCYPDIIFPVNPCDDVDFEASDSDVIAVHNPIHDSGSFLSSDVSNTSNA, from the coding sequence ATGCAGAATCAAACACTCAATGTAACTTTTACTCCCTCTTTGGAGGGTTCTTATGCTTTTGTCAATGGAATCGAAATCGTCTCGATGCCTACTAATCTCTATTACTCGACTTCAGATCATCACGGCATTAAGTTCATCGGTCTTGGCACACGTTTCTGGATTGATAACTATACTGCACTCGAGAATGTTCATCGTTTAAACGTTGGGGGGCCATCAATCACCGCTGCAGATGATACTGGCATGTATCGAAACTGGTACAATGACATTGATAATCTGATAGAAGCTGGTGTTGTTCCTAGTAATACTAGTCTTGAACTCGACTATTCTAACATACATGAGTACACAGCTCCTGCTAATGTATATGAAACAGCTAGATCAATGGGAAACAACAGAACAGAGAACTTGTTGTACAATTTGACATGGAGTTTACCGGTTGATTCGGGATTCAGGTACCTTGTTAGACTCCATTTCTGTGAATTTGATCCGGCCCCAGAAAAGACGAGTGATAGGCGATTCCGGATCTTTATCGATAACAAGACCGCAGAGCCAGCATTCGATGTGATCGAAACTGCTGGTGGTAAAGATAAACCAATCTATCATGACTATATGGTTATGATTGGAAACATTGGTGATATTAAGAGTGAATATTCCCTCTTTATAGCTTTGCATCCTAATAAAGAATTCAGTGCTTATGCAGACGCTCTTCTGAATGGAATAGAAGTCTTTAAGTTGAATAACTCCGATGGCAATCTTGGCAGACCAAATCCCGAGCCCCAGTTACCAGAAAAAGGCACCGAGAAAAAGAGTTCAAAAGACACGAAGAGGAAATTGCTTATTTTTATCGGTGTTGGTGGTATAGGCTTGTTGATTGTGCTTGTGTTAGTATGCTCCATCATTTGGCGACATAGAAAGATGAAGCACTATGGTTCACACTATAAACCATCATGTTTTTGCTGCTTGCTTGATCGTTCCAAAGGGAAATCATTCGTCGGGGCGAAAACCTCATCGCTGCCTGATGAATTGTGTCGTCGGTTTTCACTAGATGAGATCAAAGCTGCCACTAGCGACTTCAATCAAGATTTGATTATCGGGGTAGGCGGTTTCGGCAATGTTTACAAAGGTTTCCTGGATAATGGTGAAACAATAGTGGCCATCAAACGCTTGAATCCAGAGTCGAAACAAGGTGCAAGAGAGTTCAAGACCGAGATCGAGATGCTATCCCAGCTTCGTCACATTCACTTGGTCTCTTTGGTGGGATATTGCAACGACAACAACGAGATGATCCTTGTGTACGATTACATGATCAACGGCACTCTCCGCGATCACCTTTACGACACTACTAACGAACCTCTAACATGGAAACAAAGGCTCAAGATATGCCATGGGGCAGCAATCGGATTGAACTACCTTCATACAGAGGTGAAGTATACTGTGATTCACCGTGACGTTAAGACCAGCAACATTCTCCTAGACCATAAATTCACTGCAAAAGTCGCGGATTTTGGCTTGTCGAAACTTGATCCGAAGCTCGACATGCTCAATACCGGTGTAAAGGGCACATGGGGATACTTGGATCCCGAATACGCTCGTGGTCATACATTGACCCAAAAATCCGATGTATACTCGTTCGGTGTAGTACTACTCGAAGTTTTATGTGCAAGGAAAGCTCTGGACAAGAGAGTATCAATGGAACAAATGAACTTAGCTCATTGGGTTAGAAAATGCATTGCTGATGGGACACTTCATCAAGCCATAGATCCAAAGCTGAAGGGAAAGATAGCTCCACAGTGTTTAAAGGTGTTTGTTGAAATTGCTGAAAGTTGCATACAAGAAATGGGAGTGAAGCGGCCATTCATGAATGATGTGATGGAAAGGCTAGGATTTGCATTGGAGCTTCAAGAAGCTGCTGATGCTGAGTTAGTGAAGAGTAATCATGGCGATGATCATTGCTATCCAGACATCATTTTTCCGGTCAATCCCTGCGATGATGTCGATTTCGAAGCTTCAGATTCTGATGTTATTGCAGTTCATAATCCCATTCATGATTCTGGGTCTTTTCTATCTTCTGATGTATCAAACACCAGTAATGCATAA